In Anaerobacillus isosaccharinicus, one genomic interval encodes:
- a CDS encoding response regulator: MKLKTKLYLGFGTILVISLFISSITLYTSSQQKKNMENLITNNYERVSLAQSLKFNVQTKARIIREHFIYEQGEAQILEEDILKELVLESVKDLERLSLLVSDKQDLRRLVIKLEELNVKHNANILTIVDLVKMDHYDEAKRMMLIENSEVRIALINEIDDLTEREEAEMAFLVAQSLQQYQFTQDLFLILIFCSTLLVLSITTSVIRSFTKSLNSVRSVMTNLPNNSFEKIPRIENQFKNEFGDVAKAYNEMADALERFAINEKELNDSLKEENWVKTKYADIATSFQGAQKLTSFSDVFITKIALIVGATFGVFYFKDEKGLKRTGSFAANKIDLEEQIFRNGEGLVGQCAMSNQIMVLDNLPKNYIETKSGLGSATPTSLIILPIEFQGEVLGVIELAKFEKFTPLQQRLLEQVCNSIGPNIDRIIYHMEIERLLSESQSLTEELQAQSEELQQQQEELRTINEDLYKENVRSDEKTKELEVIKDNLEEKNREILLSSKYKTEFLANMSHELRTPLNSMLILSEILADNSQSNLTEKQIEYAKAIHTSGKDLLNLINDILDLSKVESGKLEIYPEEVEVNDIKAFVHRQFSPIARNKGVDFEIVIDRDTSEVIVTDDQRLKQILKNLLSNAFKFTNEGKVIFQIKPGNKESIFKMVFSVIDTGIGIPQNKHEIIFEAFSQVDGTTSRKFGGTGLGLSISRELSQLLCGYIEVTSEEGIGSTFSLYLPELNIENQFEDNKLVAASLEESIDGEVAEVESECNNQPEDGVLENIHVLLVDDDIRNVFALTSALEMEKMTVLYAENGIDALNIIKQSKVDIVLMDIMMPKMDGYEAMEEIRNDKNFKHIPIIALTAKAMKADRQKCIEAGASDYISKPVNIEQLLSLMKVWLY; this comes from the coding sequence ATGAAATTAAAAACGAAATTATACCTAGGTTTTGGGACTATTCTAGTTATTTCGTTATTTATTAGTTCCATTACCCTTTATACGTCAAGTCAGCAGAAAAAAAATATGGAGAACTTAATTACCAATAATTATGAACGAGTGAGCTTGGCTCAGAGTTTAAAGTTTAATGTACAAACGAAAGCACGAATCATAAGAGAACATTTTATTTATGAACAAGGAGAAGCGCAAATTCTAGAAGAAGACATATTAAAGGAGCTAGTTTTAGAATCTGTTAAGGATTTAGAACGGTTAAGTCTTCTAGTTTCTGATAAGCAGGATTTGCGGAGGTTAGTCATTAAGTTAGAAGAGTTAAATGTGAAACACAATGCAAACATTTTAACTATTGTAGACCTCGTAAAGATGGATCATTACGATGAAGCAAAACGGATGATGTTAATAGAGAATTCCGAAGTGAGAATAGCTTTAATCAATGAAATTGATGATTTAACAGAAAGAGAAGAAGCTGAGATGGCTTTCCTGGTGGCACAATCTCTTCAACAATATCAGTTCACCCAAGATCTCTTTTTAATTCTTATCTTTTGTAGTACTCTTTTGGTCCTTAGCATTACAACTTCTGTCATTCGTAGCTTTACAAAAAGTTTAAATAGTGTTCGAAGCGTGATGACTAATCTTCCTAATAATTCTTTTGAAAAAATACCAAGAATTGAAAATCAGTTCAAAAACGAATTCGGAGATGTGGCAAAGGCATATAACGAAATGGCAGATGCGCTAGAGCGTTTTGCCATAAATGAAAAAGAATTAAACGATTCATTAAAAGAAGAAAACTGGGTGAAAACGAAGTATGCCGATATTGCTACTAGTTTTCAAGGCGCCCAAAAATTAACTTCTTTTAGTGATGTTTTTATTACGAAAATTGCTTTAATAGTGGGTGCAACGTTTGGCGTCTTTTACTTTAAGGATGAAAAGGGATTAAAGAGAACGGGATCATTTGCTGCTAACAAGATAGATTTAGAAGAACAGATTTTTCGAAATGGAGAAGGCCTCGTAGGTCAGTGTGCTATGTCCAATCAGATTATGGTCTTAGACAACCTTCCAAAGAACTATATCGAGACAAAGTCTGGGCTAGGAAGTGCAACGCCTACATCATTAATTATTCTTCCAATCGAATTTCAAGGCGAAGTTCTTGGAGTAATAGAATTAGCTAAGTTTGAGAAGTTTACGCCATTACAACAAAGACTCCTTGAACAAGTTTGTAATTCAATAGGTCCTAATATTGACCGCATAATCTATCATATGGAAATCGAAAGGTTACTTTCAGAATCACAATCCTTAACTGAGGAGTTGCAAGCTCAATCAGAAGAACTACAACAGCAACAAGAGGAATTAAGAACAATTAATGAAGATTTATATAAAGAGAATGTTCGTTCAGATGAGAAAACAAAAGAGTTAGAAGTGATCAAAGACAACCTTGAAGAGAAAAACAGAGAGATATTACTAAGCTCCAAGTATAAAACAGAGTTTTTAGCAAATATGTCTCATGAACTAAGAACCCCACTTAATAGTATGCTAATCTTATCTGAAATTCTTGCAGATAATTCTCAGAGTAACTTAACTGAAAAGCAAATTGAGTATGCTAAAGCGATCCATACATCAGGAAAAGATCTATTGAATTTAATTAATGATATTTTAGATTTATCAAAAGTTGAATCTGGAAAACTAGAAATCTATCCAGAGGAAGTTGAAGTTAATGATATTAAAGCGTTTGTCCATAGACAATTTTCACCTATTGCTCGAAATAAAGGAGTAGATTTTGAAATTGTTATTGATAGGGACACATCAGAAGTAATTGTCACTGATGATCAACGTTTAAAACAAATCTTAAAAAACTTGTTATCTAATGCCTTCAAGTTTACAAATGAAGGAAAAGTTATTTTCCAAATTAAACCTGGAAATAAAGAAAGTATTTTTAAAATGGTTTTTTCAGTTATTGATACTGGCATTGGAATTCCTCAAAATAAACATGAAATTATTTTTGAGGCTTTTAGCCAAGTAGATGGGACGACCTCGCGTAAATTTGGTGGTACGGGCTTAGGGTTATCAATTAGTAGAGAACTCTCTCAACTGTTATGTGGATATATTGAAGTTACGAGTGAAGAGGGGATAGGGAGTACATTCTCGCTATACTTGCCTGAGCTTAATATTGAAAATCAATTTGAAGATAATAAACTTGTGGCGGCTTCCCTGGAAGAAAGTATAGATGGTGAGGTTGCCGAAGTAGAGTCTGAATGTAATAACCAACCTGAAGATGGGGTTCTAGAAAATATTCATGTGTTACTCGTCGACGATGACATCAGAAATGTCTTTGCGTTAACAAGCGCCTTAGAAATGGAAAAAATGACTGTTTTATATGCCGAGAACGGGATTGACGCCTTAAACATTATAAAACAATCTAAGGTTGATATTGTATTAATGGATATCATGATGCCGAAGATGGATGGTTATGAAGCGATGGAAGAAATTAGAAATGATAAAAATTTTAAACACATACCAATCATCGCTTTAACTGCAAAAGCGATGAAAGCTGACCGGCAAAAGTGTATTGAAGCAGGGGCGTCTGATTACATTAGCAAACCTGTAAATATTGAACAATTATTATCTTTAATGAAAGTTTGGCTATATTAG
- a CDS encoding CheR family methyltransferase — MDISVKDQIEKIEVELFLEAIFRQYGFDYRNYAYESIRRRIWHSARETKATTISEYQGQVLYKPELMKILANNISITVTEMFRDPSFFESIRLNIVPRLKTQPIVRIWITGCSSGEEVYSLAILLHEEGLYERSRIYATDINEAVLQRAKKGTISILHMQQYTKNYLQAGGQREFSKYYKVDGEHVILEPFLKENITFAQHNLATDQSFNEFHVIICRNVLIYFNQHLKNRVFQLFYESLSEGGILGLGSQETIISSKVFSDLDYSNKIYIKD; from the coding sequence TTGGATATTTCAGTAAAAGATCAGATAGAAAAAATAGAAGTAGAGTTGTTCCTAGAAGCCATTTTTCGCCAATATGGATTTGACTACCGTAACTATGCTTATGAGTCGATAAGAAGACGGATTTGGCATAGTGCGAGAGAAACAAAGGCAACTACAATTTCTGAGTATCAAGGTCAAGTTCTTTATAAACCAGAGTTAATGAAGATACTTGCTAATAATATTTCAATTACAGTAACTGAAATGTTTCGTGATCCATCTTTTTTTGAGTCAATTCGTTTAAATATTGTACCGAGACTAAAGACACAACCTATTGTTAGAATTTGGATAACAGGCTGTTCGTCTGGAGAAGAAGTTTACTCGCTAGCCATTCTGTTACATGAAGAAGGCCTATACGAGAGAAGTCGTATTTATGCTACGGATATAAACGAAGCAGTTCTTCAAAGAGCAAAAAAAGGAACGATTTCAATCCTCCATATGCAGCAGTATACTAAAAATTATCTTCAAGCTGGCGGCCAAAGAGAATTCTCCAAATACTATAAGGTGGATGGGGAACATGTGATTCTAGAACCTTTTTTAAAAGAAAATATTACATTTGCCCAGCATAATCTAGCAACTGATCAATCTTTTAATGAATTCCATGTGATTATATGTAGAAATGTTTTAATTTACTTTAATCAGCATTTAAAGAATAGGGTCTTTCAACTTTTTTACGAGAGTTTAAGTGAGGGTGGAATTTTAGGTTTAGGAAGCCAAGAAACGATCATATCCTCTAAGGTATTCTCTGACCTAGATTATTCAAATAAGATATACATAAAGGATTAA